AACCGTCTCAGAGTCGGAGATGCCATAACCAATTCTTAAACCAGCTAATCCATATACCTTAGAAAAGGTACGCAAGATGATGACAGTATGATCCTCCCCGATTAGGTCCAAGGAGCCCCGATAGCTCTCGTCCTTGACATATTCATAGTAGGCTTCGTCAAGAACAACTACTGCCGTAGAAGGGATGTCCCGAAGAAAGGATTTTAGCTGGGATTGGGACACTATCGTGCCCGTTGGATTATTGGGGTTACAGATAAAAACCGCCTTAGTTTGATCGGTGATGGCTTGCGCCATAGCCCAAAGATTGTGGGTATGGTTCTGCAAGGGTACTTCCACCGGCCTGGCGCCCATCAGGTCCGCCACCGCGCGATAGACACTAAAGGTGGGTGTGGCCATCACCACCTCGTCTTCGGGGCAAAAATAGGTCTCTGCGATCATCCGGATGACTTCATCGGACCCATTGCCAAAGACCAACTGCTCCTCCTCAACCTGAAGGTGCCCGGCGAGGGCCTGTCGCAACTCATAGGCATAACCATCAGGATATAAGTGCAACTGATCAACAGACTCTCGCAGGGCTTGCTGCACCAGGGGCGAGGGACCCAGTGGATTTTCGTTGGAAGCCATCTTCAACACATCGGAAATCCCCAACTCCCGCTTCACCTCGGAGATGGGTTTGCCGGGAACATAGGGAGCTATATTCCTCACTGCATCTCGATAACTAGGCTTGCTGGCCATACTTGTCACCTTTTCCCTCCCAAGACTGCCGGAGACATTCCCTGAGCCTAGTGGGAGCTTGTTGATATTTTCCAATATATTACCACAGGCCTAGTACCCTGTAAAGCGACACTCCCCGCCCCAATGGCTTAGTAGCGGAGGGACTCCGCCGCCACCCTTCCGGTGCTAAAGGCCGCTTGCAGGTTGTATCCACCCGTCACCCCATCGATATCCAATACCTCGCCGGCAAAGAACAAACCCTGGACCAACTTCGACTCCATGGTCTGGGGACTGACCTCCTTCAGGCTAACCCCACCCGCGGTGACGATGGCTGCGGCAAGGCCGAGGGTGTCGGTCACTGTCATTTCCAGTCCCGTGAGGGTGTCCACTAGACGAGTGCGCTGTTCCTTCGTGATCTGATTAACCGGTTGGTTGGGCTCTATTCCCGCCTCGGCGATAACCGGATCAATCAGCGCCTTGGGCAGCAAATCTACAAGACCGTTGTGAAGCTGCTTACGGGAGTATTTCTGAAAATCCCGTTGGAGCCGATTATCCAATTGCTTCTCATCTAGAGCGGGCTTTAGGTTAAGCCGCAATTTCACCTCGGCTCCTTGCCGAAGAGCGATGGCAGCGGCTCGGCTGAGGGTCAAGATAATGGGGCCACTAACGCCAAAGCTTGTAAAGAGCATCTCTCCAAATTCCCGAGAGACTACCTTACCGTTGACCAGCAAGGTTGCAGTCACATTCCTCAGGGACAATCCCTGCAGGTCTCGCGCCCACTGCTCCTGAATTCTCAAGGGAACCAGGGCCGGGAACAGCTCTTCAATGCAATGCCCCAAACGGGCAGCTAATTCATATCCGTCGCCGGAAGAACCCGTTCCTGGATAGGACTTGCCTCCGGTAGTAATCACAACATTGTTAGTTGTTAGCTGCCGGCCGTCGGCCAGTTTCACGCCATAGACCCGGGGTTTTTCGGCAGGAGCGGCCCGGGTGAGCACCTCAACTACCTTGGCATTTAGCTGAACCTGCGCCCCACTGGTCAGGACAAATCGCCTCAGCGCTGATACTACAGTATCGGCTCGGTCGGAACAGGGAAAAACCCTGCCTCCTCGCTCTACCTTCGTCGGCACACCCAGATCCTCGAAAAAATGAATTACATCGGTGTTGCTAAAGCGATGTAAGGGCCCCCGAAGAAACTTGGCTCCCCCAGGATAACACTCCAAGAGATCACTAACGGGCCGAGAGTTGGTGATGTTACACCGGCCCTTCCCAGTAATTAAGAGCTTTTTTCCTAAAAGGTCAGTTTTCTCCAGCAGCAGTACCTTGGCTCCCAACCTAGCGGCATGGCCAGCAGCCATCATCCCGGCGGCACCACCACCAACTACGATTGCATCTGCGTTCACCAGCTTCACCTTTACCTTATCCTTTTACCATTATCCTTCTCGCTGGGGACAAGCTGCCTCAGGGCCGCTACCTCTTTGGGCTGCAGCGGCCGATGGGCTCCCACCGGCAATCTTCCCAACATGATTGGACCCATCTGCACCCTTTTTAGTTTTGTCACCCGGTGCCCGATCCTTTCACACATCCGACGAATTTGTCGATTGCGTCCCTCGTGAATCCCCATCTCTATTAGGGCACCATTGCCATGGGCTGACAGCAGCTTCACCTCCGCGGGAGCTGTGATGCCATCCTCTAACATCACGCCCTGGGCCAATGACTGTAAATCTCGGGCAGAAGGCCTGCCTTCAACCTCCACCAGGTAGCGCTTGGTTACCCTTTGACTGGGGTGGGTCAAGGCCCAAGCCACTTCACCGTCGTTGGTCAACAACAGCAATCCTTCGCTGTCAAAGTCCAATCTCCCCACGGGATAGACCCTTTCGGGGACATCAACCAGTGACAGGACCGTGGGACGCCCTTGAGGATCCTTGACCGTAGAGACATACCCCACGGGCTTATGCAGCATGTAGTACGCCTTACCTTCCAGGGCGGTAATCAATTTACCGTCAACTCGCACCTCGTCCTTGCCGGGAACCACCTTCGTTCCCAGTTCAGTGACGGTCTGGGAGTTGACCTGAACCCGACCGGCCTGAATCAGTTCCTCGCTGGCTCGGCGGGAGGCAACGCCGGCATGGGCCAGAAACTTTTGCAGCCGCATCGGAGCAATCCCCTTTGCCTGTGGTTGATGTCTAGTGGTCATTTCCCTGGCCCTCCTCCTAGTTACCTTCTGTCTCGGACAAAAATAGTCCCCATGCAGCCCAAACACCATAACTGGGTAGGCGACGCTGAGGACTAATCCTATCCCACCAAAGTATATCTCACGGTGGCAAGGAAGGCAATAAAACAGTTTAATTGTGGTCGGTTTGATGGACAAATCCAGCGGTAACCTTCTCCCAAAGTTGAGTTGACCAGGGCTTTCTTGCCACTTCCTGTGCAGCCACCAGCGATATGATGCGGTCTGCCTGCCCCGGATAGGAAACAACTAGATGCCCCGCCGGTTGCATTGCTCGCACCGGCGCCTGCAAATCCGCAGCTAGCTTTACCTGGATCTGAGCCTCCCTGGGAGCATTAGCCTTAACGGTAAGGATATAATCCTCTGTGGCTAGGGCCTGCACCTGGCCGACTGTACCGCCGATTACATCCACGGCGCCATAGGCCTCGCCCTTAGTGACCAGCACAACATTCTCATAGGCTTGAAACCCATAGTCCAACAAAGCGGTCACATCGGTCCACATATCGGGAGCATTGAGCACCACCGCCACCAACTGGCGATCATTTTTCGTAGCCGAGGCCACTAGGCAGCGGCCCGCAGCCCGAGTATATCCCGTCTTCACCCCGTCGGCGCCATAATCCCACAGCAGTCGATTCTTGTTGCGAATCGGCCAGGTTCCATGGGAGGGACGAAAAATCGTGGTTTCCTTGCAGGCTGCCACTTCAGCAAACCTGGGGTTGTGTAGGGCATATCGGGTCAAAACCGCCATATCGTAGGCGGTGGAATAGTGGTGGTTGTCAGGTAAGCCGTGGGGGT
This window of the Bacillota bacterium genome carries:
- a CDS encoding NAD(P)/FAD-dependent oxidoreductase, which codes for MVNADAIVVGGGAAGMMAAGHAARLGAKVLLLEKTDLLGKKLLITGKGRCNITNSRPVSDLLECYPGGAKFLRGPLHRFSNTDVIHFFEDLGVPTKVERGGRVFPCSDRADTVVSALRRFVLTSGAQVQLNAKVVEVLTRAAPAEKPRVYGVKLADGRQLTTNNVVITTGGKSYPGTGSSGDGYELAARLGHCIEELFPALVPLRIQEQWARDLQGLSLRNVTATLLVNGKVVSREFGEMLFTSFGVSGPIILTLSRAAAIALRQGAEVKLRLNLKPALDEKQLDNRLQRDFQKYSRKQLHNGLVDLLPKALIDPVIAEAGIEPNQPVNQITKEQRTRLVDTLTGLEMTVTDTLGLAAAIVTAGGVSLKEVSPQTMESKLVQGLFFAGEVLDIDGVTGGYNLQAAFSTGRVAAESLRY
- a CDS encoding histidinol-phosphate transaminase, with the translated sequence MASKPSYRDAVRNIAPYVPGKPISEVKRELGISDVLKMASNENPLGPSPLVQQALRESVDQLHLYPDGYAYELRQALAGHLQVEEEQLVFGNGSDEVIRMIAETYFCPEDEVVMATPTFSVYRAVADLMGARPVEVPLQNHTHNLWAMAQAITDQTKAVFICNPNNPTGTIVSQSQLKSFLRDIPSTAVVVLDEAYYEYVKDESYRGSLDLIGEDHTVIILRTFSKVYGLAGLRIGYGISDSETVQLLERVREPFNTNAMAQIAALASLEDQAHVDESLAVNERGKAYLYRAFEDMGLEYVPSHTNFILVDVGRDCLRVFEELLAKGVIIRAGASFGYPTKIRVTVGTEEQNTRFVAALADVLATT
- a CDS encoding rRNA pseudouridine synthase produces the protein MRLQKFLAHAGVASRRASEELIQAGRVQVNSQTVTELGTKVVPGKDEVRVDGKLITALEGKAYYMLHKPVGYVSTVKDPQGRPTVLSLVDVPERVYPVGRLDFDSEGLLLLTNDGEVAWALTHPSQRVTKRYLVEVEGRPSARDLQSLAQGVMLEDGITAPAEVKLLSAHGNGALIEMGIHEGRNRQIRRMCERIGHRVTKLKRVQMGPIMLGRLPVGAHRPLQPKEVAALRQLVPSEKDNGKRIR
- a CDS encoding D-alanyl-D-alanine carboxypeptidase, producing MTREKEKDWVPKVGVNRPWAKFGPLWMLALLVLLLGNWPIVAAASPTPPRVSAASAILMDVTTGAILFEKNAYQQRPMASTTKIMTAVLVLEQMDLQSQVAIDWTSANTEGSSLYVKPGEVYSVRDLLYGLMLRSGNDAAVALAQSVAGSVSEFAKLMNQRAAQLGMTQTQFTNPHGLPDNHHYSTAYDMAVLTRYALHNPRFAEVAACKETTIFRPSHGTWPIRNKNRLLWDYGADGVKTGYTRAAGRCLVASATKNDRQLVAVVLNAPDMWTDVTALLDYGFQAYENVVLVTKGEAYGAVDVIGGTVGQVQALATEDYILTVKANAPREAQIQVKLAADLQAPVRAMQPAGHLVVSYPGQADRIISLVAAQEVARKPWSTQLWEKVTAGFVHQTDHN